A window of the Arachis duranensis cultivar V14167 chromosome 5, aradu.V14167.gnm2.J7QH, whole genome shotgun sequence genome harbors these coding sequences:
- the LOC107490263 gene encoding uncharacterized protein LOC107490263 → MFDGLLGRGFAAKCKSLIKQTKNRIDVIRRRRKATEKFLKRDIADLLANRLEDNAYNRAEGLIAELTLSSCYDFIEQSCDFVLKHLSVLQKLSGCPEECREAISTLMFAAARFSDLPELRDLRQMFQERYGDLECYVNQEFAANLNSKIFTLEMKVRLMQDIASEFSIKWDSKAFELRMSKSVAFAQGKNTVKHNHPTDNKPLHENDAASKGVKHDIFLQRSPGYPNDEHRLHYGKEAVVSKRDENDLRSKSKQPENGFNQPNSCDEVYQKRDGRSDPSPQRVDVTSKKSDRGYWKEGSMLKPTGSSSQDNIVEQFQGGSNLHNSWGNAIPLRESKDTATSRKSPGRAGFPSSNNANEPFAHGGVHERQAQRDETPRVKSYYNNAIPPPYVKHNSKRTIRENNLVSSGIPAYPSAPENPNAGSSSERTQLGSDNSEQDQQANGHSRPNKQSHENELSVREDAAESPSLKHKSVRRKHSKSRSNNDDGSNEDAEVGRKSRSRRRDESKRGLQILFDDERHKTDEDERIIDRLLIHYSKKPSIPLPEKSRRKSKTRHGHQIDNSSVKNGTLGGPDETPGIATHPPRSASLPHEESGAMEVNKVKLFNRAATFQADGSKEARHVHPKLPDYDDLAARMAALRGS, encoded by the exons ATGTTCGACGGCCTCCTCGGTCGGGGATTCGCCGCGAAATG caAATCGTTGATTAAACAGACGAAGAATCGGATCGATGTgataaggaggaggaggaaggcgACGGAGAAGTTTCTTAAGAGAGACATCGCTGATCTGCTTGCGAATCGCTTAGAGGACAATGCTTACAACAga GCTGAAGGGTTGATTGCTGAGTTGACACTGTCATCTTGTTATGATTTTATTGAGCAATCATGCGATTTTGTGTTGAAACACCTCTCAGTGCTGCAGAAACTAAG TGGATGCCCTGAGGAATGTAGGGAGGCTATATCCACTCTGATGTTTGCCGCGGCAAGATTTTCTGATTTACCAGAGTTGCGTGATCTTCGGCAAATGTTTCAGGAGAGATACGGGGACCTAGAATGTTATGTTAATCAAGAG TTTGCAGCAAATTTGAATTCGAAGATTTTTACACTGGAGATGAAGGTCCGCTTGATGCAGGATATTGCTTCAGAATTTTCAATAAAGTGGGACTCCAAAGCTTTTGAGCTGAGGATGTCAAAATCAGTTGCATTTGCTCAG GGAAAAAATACAGTCAAGCATAATCATCCGACAGATAATAAACCATTACATGAAAATGATGCGGCCTCGAAAGGAGTCAAacatgatatttttttacaGAGAAGTCCTGGCTATCCAAATGATGAGCACAGACTCCACTATGGCAAGGAAGCTGTTGTTTCgaaaagagatgaaaatgatcTTCGTTCTAAATCCAAACAACCTGAAAATGGATTCAATCAGCCAAATAGTTGTGACGAGGTCTATCAGAAAAGGGATGGTCGCAGTGATCCGTCACCACAAAGGGTAGATGTTACATCTAAGAAGAGTGATAGAGGATATTGGAAGGAGGGTAGTATGCTAAAACCAACTGGATCTTCATCTCAGGATAACATAGTGGAACAATTCCAAGGTGGTTCCAATCTGCATAATAGTTGGGGGAATGCCATCCCTTTAAGAGAAAGCAAGGACACTGCCACTTCTAGGAAGTCTCCTGGTCGTGCTGGATTTCCTTCAAGTAACAATGCGAATGAACCATTTGCTCATGGTGGCGTACATGAGAGACAAGCCCAAAGGGATGAAACTCCTAGGGTAAAGTCCTACTACAATAATGCCATCCCACCCCCTTATGTCAAGCATAACTCTAAACGCACCATACGTGAAAACAACTTGGTATCTTCTGGCATCCCTGCATATCCTTCAGCACCGGAGAATCCCAATGCTGGGTCCTCATCTGAGAGGACCCAGTTGGGTTCGGATAATTCTGAACAAGATCAGCAGGCCAATGGACATTCAAGACCAAATAAACAGAGTCATGAAAACGAGCTATCTGTTCGTGAAGATGCTGCAGAATCCCCTTCATTAAAACACAAATCTGTGAGGAGGAAGCACTCAAAATCACGATCTAATAACGACGATGGCAGTAATGAAGATGCTGAAGTTGGTAGAAAATCAAGGAGCAGGAGACGAGATGAATCAAAGCGTGGCTTGCAAATCTTGTTTGATGATGAGCGGCATAAGACTGATGAAGATGAGAGGATAATAGATAGGTTGCTGATCCATTATAGCAAAAAGCCATCCATCCCTTTGCCTGAAAAATCAAGAAGAAAGTCTAAAACTCGCCATGGACATCAAATTGATAACTCTTCTGTGAAAAATGGAACCTTAGGAGGACCTGATGAGACACCAGGGATTGCGACTCATCCACCGAGATCAGCATCCCTTCCTCATGAAGAATCAGGAGCTATGGAAGTTAACAAAGTCAAACTATTCAATCGTGCTGCTACGTTTCAGGCAGATGGATCAAAAGAAGCTCGGCATGTGCATCCCAAGTTACCTGACTATGATGATTTAGCTGCTAGGATGGCAGCCTTGAGAGGATCATAA
- the LOC107490181 gene encoding uncharacterized protein LOC107490181: MKATSKMIMGATLVTVLSLAIVLALILVLLAELYCSLLLRRRHPRTNTTTTTTTPAASYPTLKNNNNNVYAQGVFQPPRSFLFPSLVCMAEEPNPNANESTPHSIGLVSVPSPLASFINRAPPTPKKLQQEVEQHPPPPHHHHHHHECSNVNGEPEQHLVYISNPIYENQEEEKEEGKVMMTTPFETPETSPSQLDDYDDDDVDLSRMKKLPEEASSLRVTFSASDQSHSNNNCLSSSSASPSTSPSWKMLHA; this comes from the exons ATGAAGGCCACATCAAAGATGATCATGGGAGCAACCTTGGTAACGGTTCTAAGCCTTGCCATTGTTCTCGCCCTCATCCTTGTCCTCCTTGCTGAACTCTACTGTTCCCTCTTGCTCCGCCGCCGCCACCCCAGaaccaacaccaccaccaccaccaccacaccCGCCGCTTCTTATCCAACCTTGaagaataacaacaacaatgttTATGCACAAGGCGTATTCCAGCCTCCTAGAAGCTTCCTTTTTCCTTCCCTTGTTTGCATGGcagaagaaccaaatccaaatGCAAATGAAAGTACCCCTCATAGCATCGGACTTGTCTCTGTTCCTTCCCCACTTGCTTCCTTCATTAACAGAGCTCCACCTACTCCAAAGAAACTTCAACAAGAAGTAGAACAAcaccctcctcctcctcatcatcatcatcatcatcacgaGTGCAGTAATGTTAATGGGGAGCCAGAGCAGCACCTTGTGTACATATCCAACCCCATTTACgagaaccaagaagaagaaaaagaagagggcAAAGTGATGATGACGACGCCGTTTGAAACACCAGAAACTTCCCCTTCTCAATTagatgattatgatgatgatgatgtcgaTTTGAGTCGAATGAAGAAGCTCCCTGAAGAGGCTTCTTCGCTTAGGGTTACCTTCTCGGCAAGTGACCAGTCACATAGCAACAATAATTGTCTCTCCTCTTCATCTGCTTCCCCTTCTACTTCTCCTTCATG GAAGATGTTGCATGCTTGA